From Seriola aureovittata isolate HTS-2021-v1 ecotype China chromosome 16, ASM2101889v1, whole genome shotgun sequence, one genomic window encodes:
- the dennd3a gene encoding DENN domain-containing protein 3 isoform X2, protein MAELPSGLLEACVVVGAPIDKLRDVYQLHQQSKLNEHPVLEAEVLQVHAPPFVSKETNSSQAIGPAFSRVQRRRSFIKKKRRDRAAESLSNGDAANRAEVSSATEDISVPKDLDLIALPQLCFPGGLQLANEQREDSYHFLVFTDLFGNRTHGVVVQCYRAVQSCQEGVVQNGHRWNSSKTRLYTPFAVCVISKFPYYNALRDCLSCLLVGLRPARQADFEETIKEFSAKLSLVPLPPPGQLHVSFSLRPLQVVLPSRDDQDSPVIDIDLHLPFLCFTHTTLLQVLSCLLQEQRLVFFSSDWARLTLVAESLLLYLQPLSWQQPYVPVLARGMLDFLMAPTAFLMGCHISHFEEVAATEDLILVNIDDGFIQSSCSETTDLPAIPVAAAESFMSRAECLQLHYDLELCHLGAGTDANALRYQRRDWQRRLNTQIQNIALELVVNIFRGVQDFLNHEHRVFNSEEFLRTREPADQCFYKKVLETHIFHSFLRDRLNRKRDTFSCMEQNTRNNAYRNRAMTESPRRPPMSELSRTGYSSYTSPDNRLSKRLGASLPNLEQPASDTMTAISCSRPASLRKMTPDIGLKSPQKAVKVFRLPEFPPPLAYHYIQNYYSDMVSSLGKAINATPPEEAALLARYHYLRGLVNTVSNRRLDALDDFQSLYKTDSDIFPSQMVKSLVDSLPEGERLQADRRPELKRLISRVKRDQERERARHGNGYEEGAVKHFQLPKKYMQLEEFVKCIQESGIVKDQGTIHRLFDALTVGHQKQIGPDLFRVFYTIWKETEAEAQEVCLPASVLEHIEPSECVFKLSSSVKTSRGVGKIAMTQRRLFLLTEGRPGYVEVAQYRDLEEVKVSSAPFLLLRIPSLKLRVRGRKEAFEANLKTETELWNLMVKEMWAGRNMADQHKDPQYMQQALTNALLMDAVVGSLQSSKAIYAASKLAHFDRIKMEVPMMVPKTTAETLKHKINPSLELAEPQPVDVLLYTPGQLWVSVSGGKVMVFDASSWSLTHTCQVGNARLNCMLGVDKDQVWMGSEDSVIYIISMVAMVCNRQLTEHRAEVTGLALDTDKYSQKVAYSCSTEGTVMVWDISTLQVRRHFRLSCDCLQSVNSRNGTLWCCSRDSIMEVWRNGSLKHRLNLPEQHKGSIATFSSILLLPEREELWSVCVDSGEVCIWHTKDPTKPFDRVTLQDCTGCYCMIKVKNQVWVGGVGRSSTKGKIYILDTERHLVLKELHGHNDKVTALCSAEDRYILSGAGKHDGKIAIWKVE, encoded by the exons ATGGCAGAGCTCCCGTCTGGACTGCTGGAGGCATGTGTAGTGGTTGGGGCCCCGATTGATAAGCTTCGAGACGTATACCAG CTTCATCAGCAGAGCAAGTTAAACGAACACCCCGTGCTGGAAGCGGAGGTACTGCAGGTCCATGCCCCCCCTTTTGTTTCCAAGGAGACCAACTCTAGTCAGGCGATTGGTCCAGCTTTCAGCCGtgtccagaggaggaggagcttcaTCAAGAAG aagAGGCGTGATCGTGCTGCAGAGTCATTATCTAATGGAGATGCAGCTAATCGTGCTGAAGTGTCGTCAGCGACAGAGGACATCAGTGTTCCAAAGGATCTGGACCTCATCGCCTTGCCGCAGCTCTGTTTCCCTG GTGGTCTTCAGTTAGCCAATGAGCAGAGGGAAGACAGTTATCACTTCCTGGTTTTCACTGACTTGTTTGGGAACCGAACCCATGGGGTTGTTGTGCAGTGCTACAGAGCTGTCCAG TCCTGTCAGGAAGGCGTTGTCCAGAATGGCCACAGATGGAATTCATCAAAGACCCGTCTCTACACACCCTTCGCTGTGTGTGTCATCTCCAAGTTCCCCTACTACAATGCTCTGAGAGACTGCTTGTCATG TCTCCTGGTCGGGCTGCGGCCTGCAAGACAAGCCGACTTTGAGGAGACAATCAAGGAGTTTTCAGCCAAGCTGTCCCTGGTCCCTTTACCGCCTCCTGGACAGCTACACGTG tcctTCAGCCTCCGTCCTCTTCAGGTGGTTCTTCCATCCAGGGACGATCAGGACAGCCCAGTTATCGACATCGACCTGCATCTACCTTtcctctgtttcacacacacaacactcctCCAG GTGCTGTCCTGCCTTCTTCAAGAGCAGAGGCTGGTCTTCTTCTCATCCGACTGGGCTAGACTCACTCTGGTTGCAGAGAGTCTGCTGTTGTACCTGCAG CCTCTGTCCTGGCAGCAGCCCTATGTTCCTGTCTTGGCGAGAGGAATGTTGGACTTCCTCATGGCTCCGACTGCCTTCCTAATGGGCTGTCACATCAGTCACTTTGAGGAGGTTGCTGCC ACAGAAGACCTAATCCTGGTGAATATTGATGATGGCTTCATTCAGTCGTCATGTTCTGAAACCACTGACCTACCAGCTATCCCTGTGGCAGCAGCTGAGAGCTTTATGTCAAg GGCAGAGTGTCTCCAGCTTCATTACGACTTGGAGCTATGTCACCTCGGAGCGGGCACCGATGCCAATGCCCTGCGGTACCAACGGAGAGACTGGCAGAGACGactgaacacacagatacaaaacaTCGCCCTGGAACTAGTGGTCAACATTTTCAG AGGCGTCCAGGACTTTCTAAACCATGAGCACAGAGTTTTTAACAGTGAGGAGTTTCTGAGGACCAGGGAACCAGCAGACCAGTGCTTTTACAAGAAG GTGTTAGAAACTCATATCTTCCACTCATTCCTGCGAGACAGGCTGAACAGGAAACGCGACACCTTCAGCTGCATGGAGCAGAATACGCGTAACAATGCATACAG GAATCGTGCGATGACAGAGTCTCCTCGTCGTCCCCCCATGTCTGAGCTGTCCAGGACCGGTTACAGCAGCTACACCAGCCCTGACAACAGACTGAGCAAGAGGCTGGGAGCCAGCCTGCCAAACCTGGAGCAACCTGCAAGTGACACTATGACTgccatcagctgcagcaggccaGCCTCCCTCAGAAAGATGACTCCTGATATTG GGTTGAAGTCTCCTCAGAAAGCTGTGAAGGTTTTCCGCCTCCCAGAGTTTCCCCCGCCTCTGGCCTATCATTATATACAGAACTATTATTCTGATATGGTGTCTTCTCTGGGGAAGGCTATTAACGCCACACCACCTGAGGAGGCTGCTCTGCTGGCCAG GTACCACTACCTGCGTGGTTTGGTAAACACCGTGTCCAACAGGCGTCTGGATGCGTTGGATGACTTCCAGAGTCTCTATAAGACGGACTCAGATATCTTCCCCTCTCAGATGGTTAAGTCACTGGTCGACTCCCTGCCAGAAGGTGAACGGTTGCAG GCAGACAGACGTCCAGAGCTCAAAAGGCTCATCAGCCGGGTTAAGAGGGACCAGGAGCGGGAACGTGCGCGCCATGGCAACGGGTATGAGGAAGGTGCCGTGAAGCACTTCCAGCTGCCGAAAAAATACATGCAACTGGAGGAATTTGTGAAATGTATCCAGGAGTCTGGGATTGTAAAAGACCAAGGAACCATACACAGACTCTTTGATGCTCTAACTGTCG GTCATCAGAAGCAGATTGGTCCAGACTTGTTCAGGGTGTTTTACACCATCTGGAAGGAGACTGAGGCTGAAGCACAGGAG GTGTGCCTGCCTGCGTCTGTGTTGGAGCACATTGAACCCAGCGAGTGCGTCTTTAAGCTCTCTTCCTCGGTCAAGACGAGCCGTGGGGTGGGGAAGATCGCCATGACTCAACGGCGGCTCTTCCTGCTGACCGAAGGACGACCGGGATACGTGGAGGTGGCACAGTACCGAGATTTAGAG GAAGTGAAGGTGTCTTCCGCTCCCTTCCTGCTCCTGCGAATCCCCAGCCTGAAGCTGCGTGTGCGGGGCAGGAAGGAGGCGTTCGAGGCCAATCTGAAAACGGAGACTGAGCTCTGGAACCTGATGGTCAAAGAGATGTGGGCCGGCCGCAACATGGCTGACCAACACAAG GACCCCCAGTACATGCAGCAGGCTCTGACCAATGCTTTGTTAATGGATGCAGTAGTGGGCAGCCTTCAGAGCAGTAAAGCCATCTACGCTGCTTCTAAACTGGCTCACTTTGACCGCATCAAGATGGAAG TCCCGATGATGGTTCCCAAGACAACTGCAGAGACGCTAAAGCACAAAATTAACCCCTCGCTGGAACTCGCTGAACCTCAGCCTGTGGATGTGCTTTTATACAcaccag gtcagCTGTGGGTGTCTGTGAGCGGAGGGAAGGTGATGGTGTTTGATGCTTCCAGCTGGTCCCTCACACATACCTGTCAGGTTGGGAATGCAAGACTG AACTGCATGCTGGGTGTTGACAAGGATCAGGTGTGGATGGGTTCTGAGGACTCAGTTATCTACATCATCAGTATGGTGGCCATGGTGTGTAACAGACAGCTGACTGAGCACAGGGCGGAGGTCACCGGTCTGGCGCTtgacacagacaaatacag CCAGAAGGTGGCATACTCCTGCAGTACAGAGGGAACCGTGATGGTGTGGGACATATCCACACTACAG GTGAGGAGGCACTTTCGCCTCTCCTGCGATTGTCTTCAGTCTGTCAACAGCCGGAATGGCACGCTGTGGTGCT gttcCAGGGACAGTATAATGGAGGTGTGGAGGAACGGTTCATTGAAACATCGTCTGAATCTACCAGAGCAACACAAAGGATCCATAGCTACATTCAGCTCTATACTGCTGTTACCTGag agggaagagctgtggagtgtgtgtgtagactcAGGAGAAGTGTGTATTTGGCATACTAAGGACCCTACCAAACCGTTTGACCGCGTGACGCTGCAGGACTGCACCGGATGTTACTGCATGATTAAAGTCAAAAATCAG GTGTGGGTTGGTGGCGTGGGCCGCAGCTCTACCAAAGGGAAGATTTATATCCTGGACACAGAACGCCACCTGGTACTTAAGGAGCTCCACGGCCATAACGACAAGGTGACGGCGCTGTGCTCCGCCGAGGATCGCTACATCCTCAGTGGCGCTGGCAAACATGACGGAAAGATCGCCATCTGGAAGGTGGAGTAG